From Merismopedia glauca CCAP 1448/3, a single genomic window includes:
- a CDS encoding beta strand repeat-containing protein, translating to MKSLFKSSLTVNTQKSHLNFPSPTQNFWATLAQKTFSKRTLPLCSVLLSTSIGFVLQLAFLPEKSLADSSACVGVFSTNSGGILGFLNTLTNSYTTILNFSGTSTNINAAAVQPGTGKVYFVNRNNGQISYYDTNTNTTTTLATALPSSVANAAGGSALSLDTSRLVGATFDNSATPKLYLFYGRDGILVEVNPSTGAIVGGGRSISNLPLATSGGITSTNGDIGVSTSGQLYLIGQPQGGTAKLHQLTVTSTTASVDTGVTISGLGTNLANGLAISPIDGAVYISASNGTYSLNTSVSPHTATLLSSNLATDLAACGTPTPNKPTISKVFSPTTVVGLPATSTLTLTLGNSNLVAIYLTQAFTDTLPTGLVVATPNNLGGTCKDVSGNTVTATAGSSSISLNNGAKLPVGGCTISVDVKASSAGTYVNTIATGSLKTIAGNDTTGATSTLVVNAAQLDYGDAPDTLAGTGTGNYQTTSGDTGPSHTIVSGIQLGANIDADNGSLENVNADADDTNSTPNDEDGVQLGGSTLQNQTLTKGANATLDITTQGSGKLNAWIDWNRDGDFVDAGEQIATDASPTSNAISLPITVPTTATTGTTYARFRYSSQTGLTSVGAASDGEVEDYKLNITPAASGPPFSCDATFYQVRTGGSNSVLNTIDRTIYPWQINSLSVTFPSQVRALAYNSTDNFLYAIPVSSSELIQIDKNGATQSSTITGFAANTNVSAFTIDTSGNGYAWDTQNAQLYKINLTTFVATTVGTASTFANHDIGDVAFNPVDNQLYGVNNANITGKPRLVKIDPTTGTRTDIGSLGVTNGAFGSVFFDGNGTFYGYNNNGDFYQIDLTTGAATFTSTAPSIAGSDGASCVSPYASPFFVTVSGTVFNDADSSKIQDGSETGTNAGGLNAILVNSNNKVVATATVDANGIYTFDNNVPTNGTYTVLITTATAAPGDDPPTITLPTNWVSTGENFKGTADATVDSKVSFGVGITNITGANLGIKQLTPKLLLLKRITAINDNTTSNPNDNTLLNQFVDGGTNSDDDNNPNWPTPVNTYLPGAINAGLVKPTDEVEYTIYFLNTNATSKNVKICDIVPDGQTFVEKAYNTAIPHPLDTSNGALPADTGIALGFSSTALPTTPSVYLTNIKDTATGDRGQFYPAGDPNTPAMCKKFDSSGNVTATGATANTSGAVVVEIVKGSDTIPSATGSGTPSNSYGFIRFRAKVN from the coding sequence ATGAAATCCCTATTTAAATCTTCATTAACAGTAAACACCCAAAAATCACATCTCAATTTCCCTTCACCAACTCAGAATTTTTGGGCGACACTTGCTCAAAAGACATTCTCTAAGCGGACTCTCCCGTTGTGTAGTGTATTGCTGAGTACAAGTATTGGATTTGTCTTGCAGCTTGCTTTCTTACCTGAAAAAAGTTTGGCTGACAGTAGCGCCTGTGTTGGCGTATTTTCGACTAATAGTGGGGGTATTCTGGGATTTTTAAATACTCTCACCAATAGCTACACTACTATCCTTAATTTTAGTGGTACATCAACTAATATCAATGCAGCAGCAGTTCAACCAGGAACAGGCAAAGTCTACTTTGTTAACCGAAACAATGGGCAAATATCCTACTACGATACAAATACGAATACAACCACCACTTTAGCTACTGCCCTACCCAGTTCAGTAGCGAATGCAGCAGGTGGTTCGGCACTGTCCCTTGATACTAGTCGTCTTGTTGGCGCAACGTTTGACAATTCAGCTACGCCTAAGCTTTATCTATTTTACGGACGTGACGGAATATTAGTCGAAGTCAACCCATCAACAGGTGCGATCGTGGGTGGTGGGAGGAGCATTAGCAATTTACCTTTGGCGACTAGTGGTGGTATTACATCTACTAATGGCGATATTGGTGTCTCAACTTCCGGTCAACTATATCTAATTGGTCAACCTCAAGGTGGCACTGCTAAACTTCATCAACTTACAGTAACAAGCACTACAGCCTCTGTTGATACGGGTGTAACCATTAGTGGTTTAGGTACTAATTTAGCGAATGGATTAGCAATTAGCCCTATAGATGGTGCTGTCTATATTAGTGCTAGCAATGGTACTTATAGTCTAAATACTTCAGTATCACCACATACAGCAACCCTATTATCAAGCAATCTAGCCACGGATTTAGCCGCTTGTGGCACACCAACCCCCAATAAACCCACAATTAGCAAAGTCTTTAGCCCAACCACTGTAGTAGGACTTCCAGCTACTAGTACCCTGACCTTAACTCTAGGGAACAGCAACTTAGTAGCTATCTATTTGACCCAAGCCTTCACAGATACCTTACCGACGGGATTAGTTGTCGCTACTCCTAATAACTTAGGTGGTACTTGTAAGGATGTTTCTGGCAACACTGTTACCGCTACCGCAGGTAGTAGCTCAATATCTCTCAATAATGGTGCTAAACTTCCCGTGGGTGGTTGCACGATTTCTGTAGATGTTAAGGCAAGTAGTGCGGGTACTTATGTAAACACCATTGCAACTGGCTCTTTAAAAACCATAGCTGGAAATGATACAACTGGAGCTACTTCTACCCTTGTGGTCAATGCCGCACAACTTGACTACGGCGATGCCCCCGATACACTTGCCGGAACAGGTACAGGTAATTACCAAACCACCTCTGGTGATACTGGACCTAGCCACACAATAGTTAGTGGTATTCAGCTAGGAGCTAACATTGACGCAGATAACGGCAGCCTTGAGAACGTTAATGCTGATGCTGACGATACTAACAGCACCCCCAATGACGAAGATGGGGTACAACTGGGGGGTAGTACCTTACAAAACCAAACCCTGACTAAAGGAGCTAATGCTACCCTAGACATTACCACTCAAGGTAGTGGGAAACTCAATGCCTGGATTGATTGGAACCGAGATGGAGACTTTGTAGATGCAGGGGAACAAATTGCTACCGATGCCTCTCCTACCAGTAATGCCATCTCTTTACCTATTACTGTTCCAACTACAGCGACTACAGGCACTACTTACGCTCGCTTCCGCTACAGCAGCCAAACCGGACTAACCTCCGTTGGTGCGGCATCCGATGGGGAAGTAGAAGATTACAAACTAAATATTACTCCGGCTGCTTCTGGCCCTCCTTTTTCCTGCGATGCTACCTTTTATCAGGTGCGTACTGGCGGAAGCAATTCAGTCCTGAACACTATTGACCGAACAATTTATCCTTGGCAAATAAACTCTTTATCTGTCACATTTCCGTCTCAAGTTCGAGCATTGGCATACAACTCCACCGATAACTTCCTTTATGCTATCCCTGTCTCTAGTAGTGAGTTAATCCAAATTGATAAAAATGGTGCTACCCAGAGTTCAACCATCACTGGGTTTGCTGCCAATACCAACGTCAGTGCCTTCACCATCGATACCAGTGGCAATGGTTATGCTTGGGATACACAAAATGCTCAATTGTACAAAATCAATCTGACCACATTCGTTGCCACCACAGTTGGTACTGCCAGTACCTTTGCCAATCATGATATCGGCGATGTGGCTTTTAACCCAGTCGATAATCAACTATATGGGGTGAATAATGCTAATATCACTGGTAAACCTCGATTAGTCAAAATCGATCCCACTACTGGTACAAGAACAGATATTGGCTCCCTCGGAGTTACTAACGGTGCATTCGGCTCAGTATTTTTTGATGGGAACGGTACTTTCTATGGATATAACAATAACGGTGATTTCTATCAGATCGATCTGACCACAGGTGCAGCCACGTTTACGAGTACAGCGCCTTCAATAGCTGGTTCCGATGGGGCATCTTGTGTCAGTCCTTATGCCAGCCCGTTCTTTGTTACCGTTAGTGGTACTGTGTTTAACGATGCCGATAGCAGTAAGATTCAAGATGGTAGCGAAACAGGCACTAATGCTGGTGGACTGAATGCAATTCTAGTTAATAGCAATAATAAAGTCGTTGCTACAGCTACTGTTGATGCCAATGGTATTTATACCTTTGACAATAATGTGCCCACCAATGGTACATACACAGTTCTAATTACCACGGCGACGGCTGCACCTGGGGATGACCCACCAACTATTACCCTTCCTACTAACTGGGTTAGCACAGGTGAAAACTTCAAAGGAACGGCAGATGCTACTGTTGATAGCAAAGTTAGCTTTGGGGTAGGTATCACTAACATCACAGGGGCAAACTTAGGAATTAAACAATTGACTCCTAAATTACTGCTGTTGAAGCGAATTACTGCTATTAATGACAATACGACTAGTAATCCCAATGACAATACTCTATTAAACCAATTTGTCGATGGTGGTACTAATAGCGATGATGACAATAATCCTAATTGGCCCACTCCAGTAAATACTTACCTCCCAGGTGCCATTAACGCTGGTTTAGTTAAACCGACAGATGAAGTAGAGTACACTATCTACTTTTTAAATACTAATGCCACTTCTAAAAATGTCAAAATATGTGATATAGTGCCTGATGGTCAAACATTTGTAGAAAAGGCTTATAATACTGCGATTCCACATCCTCTAGATACGAGTAATGGTGCATTACCTGCCGATACCGGTATTGCTTTAGGTTTTAGCAGTACAGCTTTGCCAACTACACCAAGCGTATACTTGACTAATATCAAAGATACAGCCACAGGAGATAGAGGACAGTTCTACCCAGCCGGAGATCCTAATACTCCAGCTATGTGCAAGAAGTTTGATAGTTCTGGTAACGTAACTGCTACAGGTGCAACAGCCAATACCTCTGGCGCAGTTGTCGTAGAAATAGTCAAAGGTAGCGATACCATTCCTTCTGCGACTGGTTCAGGGACTCCTAGCAACTCCTACGGCTTCATCCGCTTCCGTGCTAAGGTTAATTAA
- a CDS encoding FAD-dependent oxidoreductase: MAVAYDLVIISSTWLGRQIALKAAGLKARVALVEINPPDRHWLGMAAIYQEIIQVSGAITQAIAPEVSSRWLKTAVANLDELDSLAVLATLGIDVIQEKGEFCRLPHLAFSVKNRYLRGRSYLVMTANQTIYPEIAGIEQTYVYNSENLGEKIFFLAPQQRWVVIGGNATGVEFAQILNQLGARVTLVVKGDRILPHEDVEIATLLQAQLEAQGIRVITQAPVELVKQIDETKWVQAGNQAIETDEIFLAVKQYPQVANLNLEGVGVELDRRGIKVNRKLQTTNPKIYACSSHQQSIAAKEGQIALQNALFFPRSTINYHQIPTVVFSQPPLARIGLTEAQAKSIYGQKVFVLREYFKHLSIAQISGNLTGMCQIILRPNGEIIGAQILGAGAIELIEAIALSMQHKVKIQELSNFTSIYPSYTELFSRLGQIWQEKNLSRKKWLAEGLDLFFDWRRGWSK, encoded by the coding sequence GTGGCTGTTGCATACGATTTAGTAATTATTAGTAGCACTTGGTTAGGTCGTCAAATCGCCCTGAAAGCGGCTGGTTTGAAGGCTCGTGTTGCTTTGGTTGAAATAAATCCACCAGATCGGCATTGGCTGGGGATGGCGGCAATTTATCAGGAAATTATCCAGGTTTCAGGAGCGATTACGCAAGCGATCGCTCCTGAAGTAAGTTCTCGTTGGCTCAAAACTGCTGTAGCCAATCTAGATGAATTGGATTCTCTTGCGGTTTTAGCAACTTTGGGAATCGACGTGATTCAGGAAAAGGGAGAATTTTGTCGGCTTCCACATCTAGCTTTCTCGGTGAAAAATCGCTATCTCCGAGGACGATCTTATCTAGTTATGACTGCAAATCAGACTATATATCCAGAAATTGCCGGAATTGAGCAGACATATGTTTATAATTCCGAAAATCTGGGAGAAAAAATCTTTTTCTTAGCCCCACAGCAAAGATGGGTAGTCATTGGCGGGAATGCGACTGGGGTAGAATTTGCTCAAATCCTGAATCAGTTGGGTGCTAGGGTGACTTTGGTAGTAAAAGGCGATCGCATACTTCCTCATGAAGATGTAGAAATAGCTACTCTCTTGCAAGCACAACTAGAAGCTCAAGGAATACGAGTTATCACTCAAGCACCAGTCGAGTTAGTCAAGCAGATTGATGAGACTAAATGGGTACAAGCTGGGAATCAGGCGATTGAAACTGATGAAATTTTTTTGGCGGTGAAACAATATCCCCAAGTAGCCAACCTCAATTTAGAGGGTGTCGGAGTGGAATTGGATCGACGCGGGATTAAAGTTAATCGGAAGTTGCAAACAACTAACCCCAAAATTTACGCTTGTAGTTCCCATCAACAGTCAATAGCCGCCAAAGAAGGTCAAATAGCCCTGCAAAATGCCCTCTTTTTTCCCAGATCTACCATTAATTACCATCAAATTCCCACCGTTGTCTTCAGTCAACCACCTCTAGCCCGAATTGGCTTAACCGAAGCCCAAGCCAAAAGTATTTACGGGCAAAAGGTTTTCGTTTTGCGCGAGTATTTCAAGCATCTCAGCATCGCCCAAATTTCTGGTAATTTGACTGGAATGTGTCAAATAATCCTGCGCCCTAACGGAGAAATAATCGGGGCGCAAATATTGGGCGCAGGAGCCATAGAATTAATTGAGGCGATCGCCCTATCGATGCAACATAAAGTTAAAATTCAAGAGTTATCTAACTTCACCAGCATTTATCCCAGTTATACCGAGCTTTTCTCTAGGTTGGGGCAAATTTGGCAAGAAAAAAATCTCAGCCGCAAGAAATGGCTAGCAGAAGGCTTAGATCTATTCTTTGATTGGCGGCGAGGTTGGAGTAAATGA